The following DNA comes from Anastrepha obliqua isolate idAnaObli1 chromosome 1, idAnaObli1_1.0, whole genome shotgun sequence.
taatgtacatatatttaaaatactcacagaaaatttaatatcgttccagtgaatattttcgaagttacacgcaaatttgaaaaggcgtttcagagtgcttgaaagtacaaggccggAGCGGCAGCGCTTACCTGGAACGCTGTCCCTTTTATGCACCTGCCTATTGTAAATGTTCCCTTCTAATGTATTTAGATGCGTAAAGCAACAGTGTGTTACTGCTTTTTTTATACctgaaagttaaatttttatttttccctccccaaactgaaaaatatttaaaatacctTGCGTCGACAAGACTTTTATTGTTTGTTCTAATGAAAAAGTGTGtttgttttaatgaaaaatgttacAGCATTACCAAAACTATTTTcctcaaacgtaaaaaaaaaaataatttactagGGATTATTCCGCTCTTGGTGATAAAAAAGAGTTTTTCTTCGCGGATTATTCCGTCGGTTgataaaaaaggtttaaaaatttttttatttatgtaaaagttGGGAAATTCGATGTTTCTAGCGGATggttttagcaaaataaacatcaaaaactaattttgcgTACCCAAAaaccacacacacatattttcttccgaaaaatgtaaaaccaaGAACAAATGATTGGGGATTAATAACTAGATTTCAAAATAAGAAGGCTCGAAATCCATTTAAGAGTAGTGCTTTCATGGAATATCTTTTGTTTAGAATTGCAAGTAGAATACTTTAATCGCCGAAATAAAgtagagaaaaaatttaacccgtcctaatgtgcatacatacagatgtaAAATCAAAAGCATTTTCGACCGTATTTTTTAGGAAAACTTTTACTTACAATTTATTTGGAAAACTTCAGTAAAAATGTGTACATGTAAGAATGTATTTATGTTGTgaagtaaattaattaaacttgtttctatatttcatatattttatttatttgacgcCGTTTTGGAATTCTCTTTTCGattacttaaaattatttatgttcaCCTTCTCTATGCAGCATTTTCTTGAAGCTGGTTTCTTGTTTGTGGATGCTTGCTTTGTTATGTActacatatttatttctttcatatttATAGCTTTATCAGTTTTAGTATTTCCTTAATGTGTGCCAATTTCGGAGAATGTGAATGTGTAtaggtttgtatgtatgaatgttgaGTTTTGCAGCAAAGgaaaaagtacataaatacatacatacatttattcctACATTATTGCATTCAtgctttctattatttttatgtttttaagtttttcaacaGCGAGTGTTGGAGTTTTTGTGTGGGATGTTTTCTGCAGTCTATTGTGGCActattaaatacatatgtatgtggtgtGTATGCAAGCAGTGTTGCTTAAAGCAAATACAGCATCGGTCATTAAgatgttgaaaaatatataaaagctgGCTATACAAAATTTACGGATTGATTTGCTGAAAACAACAGTAGTACACCGTGAAATGAATTGTTTGTCAGTGAATTTGAAAATCAAACTTCTATTCCATTTGCATCGCATTTGTTGGGCAGAACactgcatttttgaaatttggttcGGTGgcctttttattataaatatatgtgtatgtatgtcgaaaagtaaatattaaaaataaatttcaaaacttttttgtattGATTGGCTTAACGCAGTAAATTTGTACCAATAAATAAGACCAATGAGGATATAATGTTCCATAGTTAAGTGATTTATTGAAGTACTAATAATGAAGTAATGCTACACACAAACTAATACAAACTTTAAGATAAAACTTGTTagcgaaaattttaataaaaaacatacatagatatatgaaCACAAATACTTCGCGATTGAGAATAAATATGTTGCCTCCAATTGCGATTTACATTCAATGAATTTTCCTCCTTCCCATGGCAAATTCGATCAAAAACCGCGAACACCCAAATTGACATTCACAAAGCCAGGGATAATTTTGTACACGTAGTCAGACAACAATAGTCTCTACCCAttgatacatatatgtaaaaccTATGCATAAGTTAACGATCTCTGGCATCCTCGGCGCGCGTTTATTTTCTAGGCAAAAGCCGAattcatacataaaaaaaatgataaaaatatatcaatGTCTAGTTTATGCACCTTATCAccaattttagtatttatattcgcaaaaattctaattagtaaattttttcattcgtCATAATCGAATAGGAAGAGAGTGTACATAAGGGTGgagtgaaattttttgtttcaaatcgcTTTTGGCACACTTCCACAAAGCTGCCTTTCTAGCCCAGAAATATAGGTGCAAAAtattatgtgtgtatgcataagtTGTCGATCTTTGGTGCAAATTGATTTGTTACGCTCTTGATTTTCACGAGTGTGGGCGAATTTCACGTTATTATTGTGTTTGAAAACAAGTTACAGCCATAAAACTTAAAGTTCTGGTCCAATGCAGACTTGCTTTGCTGGCCTGTTTCTGATCTGCTTTACTTTTTCTGCTATGGCCAAATGGTAGTTCTAAACGCTATCAGAATAATAGGAAAAAACGAAGCGACGATGAAATTGAAATGTCAAAGACCGAAAAAGCGCTGCCAAATGGAGCATTGCGCTATTCGAAACATTGAAGCGCTTCAAGCGACTGGGCGTCTGGTCAACTTTCATACATTACTGTACATTTCTATTCTTTTTTGACAGTTGTCGAAGCAAAGCCTGCCAAGAAAGCATGCATTGCATGCGGTCCGTTACAATCTTTGATATATGAAGTATATCAACAGCTGTCCAAAATatcattaatttttctaaatttgattTGGCTGGAGGCACCTCAAAATGTTATCCTAGAAAGATAATACTCTGGGATTTCTATTAACTTTTATAAAGGTAACTTTTCATTGCTATGCcattataaaacaaaaccacaaaaaattccATAGATTATCGCTCCACcctactgtacatacatatttgtgctcACATGCTGGGCAACTTTGAAAGCAGTTTAACACAAGGATTTATTCTAACGCCaatattctaatttttaaaCATAGTTTCAATGCGCAAAATTCACAATAATGCTTCCAAAATTCAGTtgatttctaaaaataattttctttcaattggAACTATGCAACTCAACAAAACATACACACCATACATCGATCCATCTGGCGACACTTTCTTAAATTGCACATAAAAACTATCACAACTATtatcatacttttgtaaaattattaggTTAGAAAAGGAGCAAAtgtcaattattaaaaaaaaagatagatTTTTGCAAATTATAGCTCGAAAAAGTAttcatactcgtacatgtgTTTGAAAACCCCATTTTGAGAGCAAACGACGAACACATTTAAAGCTCCCTGTCCTTTTTTAGtgcatattttttgtgttttttttttttttggtttttcacttGTTTTCTCTGTAGTTTTCCAGTTAATAATTTCAATCAATATTTTACACGCCttatgatatattatatattatttttattataattaaaccgttaattaattcattaaaaaaatgcttacacttagaaatatttattactttaagTTTCGAActacactaaaatttttttcggcatTACTTGACGTCATTCTCACGCGCTGCATTGCGCTTCATCTGCTcttgttaattttattgtaaagtaaatttttatagtaaaatatatatatttatatatatacgtacactACAAATTACAAATACgactacataaatatgtatatattttaattatatagtttttcatatttataatgttaattcattacattacattttttcttgtttgctgTATAAAATCCTAACTGAAATCTGCATTGCGGCTCCTTCGTACACTTTTTCTTAAGATTTAAAGTGCAAACAACTTTACGCCGTACTTCAAACATAGTATCCTAGTCTCAGTTAGCAATAACTCATCACCTCTTCCTTCTTTTAacgtacaaacaaaaaaatattttaattaaatttattttgatttttcctATACAATGTTTTTACTATAGTCTAGATCTTATGTTGATGtgttaagatttaatttttcatgcGAATATAATGTGTATTTTccaacattatttttttcttatttttttttttatatccataaAGTGTAATTAACAATTTTGAGGCTTAAGGCATTTAACCGCCTCTTATTTAGCAGTAGACTGAATTGGTCAAATCGCCTTAAAGTACGTATTTTCGGTCAATTGTTTCAAGTAGTTAAAGTGCTTGCATTTACATGAATAGGTCAGGACtgtctgtatatatgtatgtaattaacaCGATTTTTaggtttatttagttttttaaataaatttgattctTATTGTGTTCTTGGGTATTACTGTGTTATTTATAGGCTTTAACTTTATTCAGTTCTGCGATTTTACAACACATAAATCACATACAAAAAGTGAGTTCAGAAGACATTTTTCGAAACAAACAAAGAAgtcagtatatatgtatgtatattttatataactAAAGATGCTAAGAAAAATAGATACAATCTAAACAACACAAATTTGGAAGAGTTTTAACCGCTTGTTTGTTGTAAAAGAAAAGTCCCTTTTTAAGCAATATTTAGCGCATGAAGTTTTTATAATGCAATCGACAATAAAGCtaattcttaaaatatatttcgtccagttaacaaaaaaactataataatacCATACTAACGACACGAAGGATCGAAACAAGAAGTTTGAAATTGTTCATGAAACTCAGTTGACGTAGGATTTAATGATAAAATGTTAAACctacaaatgaaataaaaagggtGCACTTTTCTTAATTGACAAATCGTATATAACAGAAGTTATATCAGTGAtcagtggaaaacaatttaccatttttttagctttaatttaaaaacacattCAACATTACGTGTCACCTGTGGCAACACTAGCAGCAATTGTACAATACGATAAATCTAATATCTTAGCATGAAATGAACATTGAATACTTATTGAACTAAGCAGAATAGATGAAATAATTGTAAAGGCATTTACACTTCATGCAATAAGGTACTTAaactaaaaagttaaaaataaaaggccAATTGTTTGGAGAGCAGGCTATTTTACGCAGAGCAGGAGAAGGCATATTACAACAAAGTCAATAGGAGGATTTTAGGTTAAGCTATACAAAATAGAAGCTAACGAAAGTGAACAgaataaatttacaataaaatgtatgtgtatataattgtatatatgtatgctttttttttgttttgtgtttttgtttgttttgtaaataactACACGGCTATGCATGTACTTACGGATTTAACTTTAAGCTGGGAGTAAGCTATTTTCCGTGAAGACATATCAAATCAACATATATTCAAGACATACATGCGCCAtgcatacgtatttatatgtggTGATGATTTTGCTTAagtgttaatattttattcttctatgtatattttaaatatttaattacaagctattaaagttgtaaatatgtAGCTGTATCGTTGtccatattttcttttcacCGTTGTTGCCAACTTTCCCATTGATCAAATTATTTATGTACTATCTCTAGACAATCGTTTTAATTGCTTTCTTttctatatacacacacacatttcgcTATTGCCAATGCAACTACGCAAGCGTAACTAGGTGTTTAAGTAATACGGAAGATTTCCGCCCTCTCAGTAGCCTCACCTTAACATGGACATGCACAAGACTTGTATTCCCATGTATGTTCAAAACGCTTTACACACACATTTAATTTAGCAACGCATCCATCGTGTATGGAAATGGTGGCGGGGTGCGTTGTGGTGGTGTGattttgctttgttgttgtagctgttgtttttgtatttgttgctgctgttgctgttgttgttgcagctgtaATGGTTTTTCATTGCGACTCATTGACGTTGCAACGGTTGTGCCTATTTCTGTAGATGTCACTGCGGTTGATATTGccactgctgttgttgttgtgcttgttGTGATTGCTGTCACTGACGACGGTCAGTCGAGTATTACAACTTGCGATTCGATTTGTCTGCTCACCGGCACGGCCGGTGCTGTAACAACATGTGCCATCTGTGCAATTTGTTGTGCCTTGAATGGTAGATCTCGCCATGGTTTGCGTGCAACACGTCGCAGGTCGGCAGGGGAAAGTGTCTTGCGCCATTTTCTGAAAAaacgtattttaattatttgtactTTGCATTTAAAAATAGCAGATATGCATTTAAAATAGTAGATAATTAATAATGAGTCGAATTCAGTCGCGGTTAGAATATTTGCTAATAAATAATCAACAAAACAATATGAGATATGATTTAAACTGATTTAATGGCCTCCACATACTTAGTttccgtatttttattttgcgagtCGGCttaacaataaaacaacaaattaattattgctacgtataattatattaatttgatggcggtcaccgtagccgaatgggttggtgcgtgactactattctgGAGTCGTGGGTTCGAATTTCCATGCATTcccaccaaaatgatagaaagttttatctaatagcggtcgctcctcggctggcaatggcaaacttctgagtgtatttttgccaactTTATATAGAATTCCAAAATTCGGAATCCCTTAATTTAGCCTAACttggaaatatttttcggtACGAGCAGAACTATTTTTCTGGTATTCATTTATGcaaaagaatgaaaaaataaaaaaaaatttatcaccaGTGCAGCAACGTTACTGATTTCTGCCctacttatttaatttactaattttcCTAATTAAGAAAATCAGACGGTACATCTTGCCCTAAAGAGATTCATGTACAGAGATGGTTACAGCATAGAAACCTTGTTTAGTAATGCTAGCTCATCTCCCCATACGCTGTGCTGCagtaaaatattgaatataGAATGGGGGCacccaaatgaaaatattgtcaaccgatctataatattttatctattgtaaatatctgcatgtaaattataaattgcaataaatatttttatatgtgaatatgtggaaattttataaaaagttagcTCAACTTGACTTACTTGCTGCCATCGGTAGCTCTAAAATAATAATCATCTGGTGCATCTACCCAGCTTATGACTTGTTTTCGTCCATTACCGGTACGTCCCATTTGTGCTAGTTTCGGTTTGCCGTTTaactgcaaaacaaaaaaaatctaagaccaaaaacaaaatattatagaaaattaattaattacgtGATGTCTCGTTAAGGTATGACCCGCAGCGGCCATCATTGCGGCAAATTGTTCATTGCTTGGACGATGTGATGGCATGGGATCCTTATTCGGACGCTTCGTTGGCGGATATACAGGGTAAAGCATCCCTacacaaaagttaaaaacacaaatagattatttacatgtacaaatatttatatagacCTTCATGACTGTGTAATTTGTTTACACAACTCACACTCATTACCATCCACGGCTTCATCATTCCGGTCACGACCGCGCTTGCGCCAACAATCAGTACGGCGCGCTGCTGGAGCTCCGCCGCCTGTAGCTGGTGCTGGAACTGGCTGCAAATCCTTGGTCACTCTAGGACGATCTGCTGCTGGTTTTGGCGCTGATGCCACTgtattggttgttgttgttacctTTGAAGCTGGTACTGGCGAAATAGCAGGTACTGCCGCAGGTAGTACTGCAGCAGCAACAGGAGCTGTTACTACCGGCGCTGGAGTTGGTATAATGGTTAAATCTTTCTCGACCTCCACAATTTTGTTGGGTACGCGCTCATACAACAAACTGCCATCGGGTGCCTTTGGTGGTTTGGGAAATGAGACCACATCGGGTTTTGGTATTTTGTCCTTTGGTGTCAACACTAACCATTCATGTGGTCCATTGCCTGGTGAACCCAGACGATTTGCTATTTTTGTAACACTGCCGCGTTCTCGCTTTTTTCTCTTTATCAGCAAAATTTTCTTGATGTCGGCAGCAGTTTTGTCATTTATTCGATTGGTAACTGTTTAAGAGTTATAaaaggatatatatatatatatcaatgaCGTTTAGTAAACTATATTgcttgcattttttaaataaacttacatTCCTGCTTCACCAATTGCGTGTTGATCGCAAACGATGTTTGGCGTGCTGCTTTCTTGGTTTTTATACAGTTTCGACAAAGAATACGTGCCAGTCGCGTCATTGCATTCGTGTGCAGATAAAAGGCGGTGCGAGTTTTCATAATGGGACGTGGGGAACCCGAACTTATAGCGATGCCATGCGCTTGATCGAAGTGACGCGCCAAatgagtttttaatttaaattctttccCACAATTAACCATCGGACATCTAGGCGAGTGGGGAGAGGGGGGAAatataatgtaaatattaaatactatATTCATAAAGAAGTGATTTTTGTACTCACTTTTGCATTTGGCGATTGGACAAATCGCTTACTTTTTCGGTGTCGATAACCTCAACTACAACTGGAGCTGCTTTCTTTTTGGGTTCATGCTCGACTTCGGTTTTTGCGGCATTTCTTAAACCGccatactttttccaatagtccCAACAACTTTGACAAAGACGGCATGCACCGTGACCACTACTAGTCCATGGATACCactgtaaattatttattttcgataatttattcagtttcatttcaaatagaaattagaaatttttaatgtaGACATTTTTGTTTACCTGTGACGATTTAACTGTTGAGCAAGATTCACATGGTTTGCCATTATTGGAAAGATCAGCACCACCATTTGTAGTGCCATTATAAATATTGGCACCTCCCTTTATTGAAACCCCACCACTGCCACTCTTATTTACTTGATTATATTGCGGCACATAAACCTGTTTCAACTTTAGTTCCGCCTCAACAGCCTTCACACGTTTCTGTTGCACATAGCGATCGGTTGTCTTCCACATATAATAATATTCTATTATCTGCTTTAGGGTTTTCCAAGGAAGCTGTAATACATAATTTTCGTCATCAATAGGACCACACAAAATCAAGTATTAATCTTTTTACGATAAAAATGTATgtcatcaaataaataaaataaagttttgtttcacattTCGTTAAGTCAGaagtattaaatttataaaacaaaaaatgagctTTTGCGTTAAATATGTCATTTGTAGATGTTAAAAAACTTGCATCATGGGCAACTACTTACAAAGTCCTGTCGAATGTCATTGAAATCTTTGCCATATTTGTCCAACGCCTCTTCGAATAGATTTGCCTCTGCGGCACTCCAGTCTTCAATTTCGTCGCGGCAGAGTACTGGCCCAGTGGAAGGAACTAACGAACACATCGCCTCTTCAATAGAGTAATTGTGCTTGTGCAGCGTATCCATGGCATGGaactagttaaaaataaataaaaagttacattacattcaaaaacaaaatattctgATCCAACTATTTGAATCTACATACCAGTGTTATATCACGGCTAGCTGCTGCGGCAGACATATGCAAAGACGGTTGCTTCACCGAACTACTGCAGTCCAGTGCGCGTGCGAATGTGCCTATCGAGCGCGATACCACCAAAAACTGATCAATTTTTCGATCATTCAGGCTATGCTGTGTTTTCCACACCAATGTTTCGAGATCTTCTAACTTGCGCTCATCGCTCGAGACATCTTTGAGTTTCGCAGGGATTTCACTCTGGTAGCGACTACCTACACGTATTTCACCTTTGTCGGCGAGCAGTGTCTTCTGGTTAGGATCGAAGACTAAGCAGTAAAAGAATGTGTCCTGTATTTACATAAGGAAATGGAAAAGGTTAAATTGGTTAGTGATGAGGTGCATACAAAATACTTGTTTGCATATAGGAAATAAATAAAGGCCTAAAGTGAGGGCTAAGTAGTTAGTGTACGATGCGAAATTTACGACTCACGTCTTTACTGAGATAGCTTTGCAGGGATTCCGTTTCGTTCAGCAACGTAACCGAGCATTTGCCACGAATTTGTGTGGCGGGCAGTGCCTCGACTTGACGTGACAAAAACAATTCACGATGTTTGATCTGGTAGCGTTGTTTGGCTGTTAGTGGTTCACCTTTATCCGTAGATGCTGTGCCACCGCCAGGGCCATGATGTATAGGACTATTCAGTCCCTCATCCAGCGCTGCTATAATGAcaaaaaataccgaaaaaaatttcagttcgaAGTATAATACATTTacatgtgggtgtgtgtgtatacatgtAATATAATAACTAAAATATTACTTGCATAGGCAAATAGTATCTGTGTGTGATCCAATCAGTAGAAAAGATACAACCGaatctaataaatataattaacaaaATAGTCAATCGAAAAGAAAGAAAGCAATCACAGCGTATCGAAGTAAAGTGCCaactttaaactaaatttttcactAATACACATCAAATCAAGACATAAATAAGATGCTACGAAATTAGGAACTGTAATTGTTAGCTATTTTttacgtaaatacatacaaacatacataaaccattttgacattttcaattttcaattttagttagatattttggtaaaaaattctaTGATACACTACTATGAAGTTGAGTGATTGAATTAGTTGGTACCTATCGAAGGATCTAGTACTGCTTGTGCGGCCTGCTCTTCGCCTACTGGTGTTCTAAGCCATGTTTTCTTCAGCTTCGTAGCCAGTGGAGAATCTTCAGCGGTTGCCACTATGATCGATGAGGATAAGGAGGAGGATTTAGTGAAAATGTCATAACATATTTTATGTGCATTGTGAtgtttttagtaatatttttaggtttatgttaatttttaattaaaattactaCTGCAATACTGATAGCTAGAAAATTTAAATCCACACTACTTCCTACGATACAGCAAAAAGGTGTCaaaattaatgtaattaaaagtaTTCGTGTGAAAGTAATATCAATTGGCAGACATCATATTTTCaataacactgtggaacaaacATTTCAGAGCCTCAACCAAACCAGTTACAAATGGTAGTATCCACGCGTAGTAGTGAAAGCCCTATACGATTTACCACACCAACGCAATTTTCTTACTCTGGGTTAAAGATTAATGCATTTAGCCAAAAATGCCTCTGTTTTACTTCAAATATTATGTAGAAATAGAGTAGTAGTGGTTACTCATCTTCAGAGATCTGTGATACATTTTAGCGAACTATTTTTCGACAGAACGTATAAAGCGCCTAACCCCTACTATGTGAGTCTTTTTGACCTTCTTTTTAGATAGCTTATTTTgagcgaaaaattttattagaggcAAACGAAGATGAAAAACTTCTACAGATTAAAGAAGAAGCGTAAATCGTGGCGGTGCGAGACTTTAATAATATGGTTATTCGATGCCTTTTTTCCCCAATGGTAGCACTTCCTTCACATTATttgtgttgttgtagcagtttgcAAGGGCATGTTAAGTGCAATGAAGTTTCCGAAGTTTGGTGTAagagcgatcgcccctcggcaggcaatagtaaAGCGAAGTCAGATA
Coding sequences within:
- the LOC129253493 gene encoding metastasis-associated protein MTA1 isoform X4, which produces MATNMYRVGDYVYVETNPSNPFLIRRIEELNKNQSGNVEAKVMCFYRRRDLPNPLVQLADKHQPALDEGLNSPIHHGPGGGTASTDKGEPLTAKQRYQIKHRELFLSRQVEALPATQIRGKCSVTLLNETESLQSYLSKDDTFFYCLVFDPNQKTLLADKGEIRVGSRYQSEIPAKLKDVSSDERKLEDLETLVWKTQHSLNDRKIDQFLVVSRSIGTFARALDCSSSVKQPSLHMSAAAASRDITLFHAMDTLHKHNYSIEEAMCSLVPSTGPVLCRDEIEDWSAAEANLFEEALDKYGKDFNDIRQDFLPWKTLKQIIEYYYMWKTTDRYVQQKRVKAVEAELKLKQVYVPQYNQVNKSGSGGVSIKGGANIYNGTTNGGADLSNNGKPCESCSTVKSSQWYPWTSSGHGACRLCQSCWDYWKKYGGLRNAAKTEVEHEPKKKAAPVVVEVIDTEKVSDLSNRQMQKCPMVNCGKEFKLKTHLARHFDQAHGIAISSGSPRPIMKTRTAFYLHTNAMTRLARILCRNCIKTKKAARQTSFAINTQLVKQEFTNRINDKTAADIKKILLIKRKKRERGSVTKIANRLGSPGNGPHEWLVLTPKDKIPKPDVVSFPKPPKAPDGSLLYERVPNKIVEVEKDLTIIPTPAPVVTAPVAAAVLPAAVPAISPVPASKVTTTTNTVASAPKPAADRPRVTKDLQPVPAPATGGGAPAARRTDCWRKRGRDRNDEAVDGNEWMLYPVYPPTKRPNKDPMPSHRPSNEQFAAMMAAAGHTLTRHHLNGKPKLAQMGRTGNGRKQVISWVDAPDDYYFRATDGSKKWRKTLSPADLRRVARKPWRDLPFKAQQIAQMAHVVTAPAVPVSRQIESQVVILD